A single Nicotiana tabacum cultivar K326 chromosome 5, ASM71507v2, whole genome shotgun sequence DNA region contains:
- the LOC107822477 gene encoding uncharacterized protein LOC107822477 produces MSLMAARTRITRALCNLTHKPKLQVVLGNGPVGIWADPIGSSVSSFSTSAAVQSPVEESPSRLFGLVKEYEDYRRALYGGLTHKALLVDAVGTLVIPSQPMAQIYRQIGEKYGVEYSEAEILKRYRWAYEQPWVRSRLRYVNDGRPFWQHIVSSSTGCSDSQYFEELYNYYTTEKAWHLCDPNAERVFNALRTAGVKLAVVSNFDTRLRPVLRALNCDHWFDAVAVSAEVEAEKPNPTIFLKACELLGVNPEDAVHVGDDRRNDIWGARDAGCDAWLWGSDVNSFKEVAQRIGVEV; encoded by the exons ATGTCTCTAATGGCGGCAAGGACGAGGATTACCCGAGCACTATGCAATTTAACACACAAACCAAAGTTGCAGGTGGTTCTTGGAAATGGGCCTGTTGGGATTTGGGCCGACCCAATTGGGAGTTCGGTGTCATCATTTTCGACGTCGGCTGCTGTTCAGTCACCGGTAGAAGAGTCGCCGTCGAGGCTATTTGGGCTAGTGAAAGAGTATGAAGATTATAGAAGGGCTTTATATGGTGGGCTTACACATAAAGCTCTTCTTGTTGATGCTGTGGGTACACTTGTTATTCCTTCTCAGCCCATGGCTCAG ATTTATAGGCAAATTGGTGAGAAGTATGGGGTGGAGTATTCTGAAGCTGAGATATTGAAAAGATACAGATGGGCTTATGAACAGCCTTGGGTTAGATCTAGGCTCAG ATATGTTAACGATGGACGACCATTTTGGCAACATATAGTTAGTTCTTCGACTGGCTGTTCTGATTCTCAGTACTTTGAGGAGCTGTATAACTACTATACTACTGAAAAG GCTTGGCATCTTTGTGATCCAAATGCTGAGAGGGTATTCAATGCTCTTAGAACGGCAGGAGTAAAGTTGGCTGTAGTGTCAAATTTTGACACCCGATTGAGACCAGTGTTAAGGGCTCTGAACTGTGATCACTGGTTTGATGCGGTAGCCGTGTCAGCTGAG GTAGAAGCAGAGAAGCCTAATCCAACAATATTTTTAAAAGCTTGTGAGTTGCTAGGAGTAAATCCAGAAGATGCTGTTCATGTAGGCGACGATCGTAGGAATGACATTTGGGGTGCCAGAGATGCAGGTTGTGATGCCTGGCTGTGGGGAAGTGATGTTAACTCCTTTAAAGAG GTTGCTCAAAGAATAGGTGTCGAGGTCTGA